A single region of the Chryseobacterium culicis genome encodes:
- a CDS encoding winged helix-turn-helix transcriptional regulator has translation MTKIKENSTNFANKKALADECPEIYASNIIGGQWALAICCYLINGKMRFGELRKKLQNITERMLTLQLRRLEEDKIITRTVFAEVPPRVEYELTEIGYKLKPIILEFEKWGNEHKQIMDKE, from the coding sequence ATGACTAAAATAAAGGAAAATTCAACCAATTTTGCCAATAAAAAAGCGCTTGCCGATGAATGTCCGGAGATCTATGCTTCCAATATTATCGGGGGACAATGGGCATTGGCGATCTGCTGTTATCTGATTAATGGAAAAATGCGTTTTGGAGAATTGAGAAAAAAGCTTCAGAACATTACAGAACGTATGCTTACCCTTCAGCTCCGAAGGCTGGAAGAAGATAAAATCATCACCAGAACAGTATTTGCTGAAGTTCCGCCACGGGTAGAATATGAACTTACAGAAATAGGCTACAAACTGAAGCCCATTATCCTGGAGTTTGAAAAATGGGGCAATGAGCATAAACAGATTATGGATAAGGAATAA
- a CDS encoding CorA family divalent cation transporter — protein MPIDTIYRTSQCEWVDVEAPTVEDLKFLHERYEINNLLLEDTMDPNHLPKYEEDGNVKFFLLRESTELERKNLNTISDISTKIGIFLVENTIITIHRMKTRSITEVKKKVSLIQEDLNPQQITLMIAILIMKSFDDESLSLFETMDNIENEIFLKNTNHTSQIRRLYKLKRKSGLNSRVLVISTDAIDKFKLLNLQDSEIVDLKDKHKDVVADFDHLNIQITNLISMFLALSDQKANQVMKVLAIYSVYFLPITFIAGVYGMNFDNMPELHHKYGYFITLGAMATVVISTFIYVRRRQW, from the coding sequence ATGCCAATTGATACGATATACAGAACCTCCCAATGCGAATGGGTAGATGTAGAGGCTCCTACTGTAGAAGACCTGAAATTTCTTCATGAAAGATATGAAATCAACAATCTTCTCCTGGAAGATACCATGGATCCTAATCACCTTCCGAAATATGAAGAAGACGGGAATGTAAAATTCTTCCTACTCCGTGAAAGTACAGAACTGGAAAGAAAGAATTTGAATACCATCAGCGATATCAGCACCAAGATTGGAATTTTTTTGGTTGAAAATACCATTATCACCATCCACAGGATGAAAACCAGAAGCATCACCGAAGTCAAGAAGAAAGTTTCGTTAATTCAGGAAGACCTTAATCCTCAGCAGATCACACTGATGATTGCTATATTGATCATGAAAAGTTTTGATGATGAATCTTTAAGTCTGTTCGAAACGATGGACAATATAGAGAATGAGATTTTCCTTAAAAATACCAATCATACCAGCCAGATCCGCCGTCTTTACAAGCTGAAACGAAAATCAGGATTAAATTCCAGGGTACTGGTGATTTCCACGGATGCTATTGATAAATTTAAATTACTGAATTTACAGGACTCTGAAATTGTCGATTTAAAGGATAAACATAAGGATGTAGTGGCAGATTTTGACCACTTGAATATTCAGATCACCAACCTTATTTCCATGTTCCTGGCACTTTCGGATCAAAAGGCGAACCAGGTCATGAAAGTTCTGGCTATTTATTCAGTTTACTTCTTGCCGATTACTTTTATTGCCGGAGTTTATGGAATGAACTTCGATAATATGCCTGAGCTTCACCATAAATATGGATATTTTATAACGTTGGGAGCCATGGCAACGGTTGTGATCAGTACATTTATTTATGTGAGACGAAGACAGTGGTGA
- a CDS encoding NAD(P)H-dependent oxidoreductase, translated as MKTLVIVTHPDIEKSVINKKWIDELKKYPEKYTVHQLYEAYPDGKINVAQEQKLMESYDKIVFQFPFYWFSSPPLLKQWLDEVVLYGWAYGSTSGFKLAGKKMSLAVTAGIDEEGYSTSGEYKYTMKELFRPYELTFDYIKADYKEPFVYYGIERDSSDEWINRSVPMYLEFLDNL; from the coding sequence ATGAAGACCTTAGTAATTGTTACCCATCCTGATATTGAAAAATCTGTTATCAATAAAAAATGGATTGACGAATTAAAAAAATACCCTGAAAAATATACGGTTCATCAATTATACGAAGCTTATCCTGACGGAAAAATCAATGTAGCTCAGGAGCAAAAGCTGATGGAATCTTATGATAAAATTGTATTTCAGTTTCCTTTCTACTGGTTCAGCAGTCCGCCACTTTTAAAGCAATGGCTGGATGAGGTGGTTTTATATGGCTGGGCGTACGGAAGTACCAGCGGATTTAAGCTGGCCGGAAAGAAAATGTCACTGGCGGTTACAGCAGGAATAGATGAAGAAGGGTACAGTACATCCGGAGAATATAAATATACCATGAAGGAACTTTTCCGACCTTATGAACTGACTTTTGATTATATAAAGGCAGATTATAAAGAACCTTTTGTCTATTATGGAATTGAAAGAGATTCTTCCGATGAATGGATCAACAGAAGTGTTCCGATGTATCTGGAATTCCTGGATAATTTATAA
- a CDS encoding DNA-3-methyladenine glycosylase I, giving the protein MSYCLAIEGMQPENRKELHKNYHDNYYGFPIHDDNELFGRLILEINQAGLSWETVLKKEDSFRKAYDNFNIQQIAAYTEEDRERLLSDPGIIRNKLKVNAAIENAKTIIELQKEFGSFEKWLEHHHPMTLQEWMKLFKKTFKFTGGEIVNEFLMSTGYLKGAHHESCPIHSKVLEQKPLWKGKTVK; this is encoded by the coding sequence ATGAGTTATTGTTTAGCCATAGAAGGAATGCAGCCCGAAAACCGAAAAGAACTGCATAAAAATTACCATGATAACTATTATGGATTTCCTATTCATGATGATAATGAGTTGTTTGGAAGACTGATTCTTGAAATCAATCAGGCGGGATTAAGCTGGGAAACCGTGCTGAAAAAAGAAGACAGCTTCAGAAAAGCGTATGACAATTTTAATATTCAGCAAATAGCGGCTTATACAGAGGAAGACCGTGAAAGACTGTTAAGCGATCCGGGGATTATCAGGAATAAACTGAAAGTGAATGCTGCCATTGAAAATGCAAAAACGATCATAGAATTGCAGAAGGAATTTGGTTCGTTCGAGAAATGGCTGGAACATCATCATCCAATGACATTGCAGGAATGGATGAAATTATTCAAGAAAACCTTCAAATTTACTGGGGGTGAAATTGTAAACGAATTTCTCATGAGTACAGGATATCTCAAGGGTGCCCACCATGAAAGCTGTCCGATACACTCAAAAGTATTAGAACAGAAACCTTTGTGGAAGGGAAAAACGGTTAAATAA
- a CDS encoding alpha/beta hydrolase, with amino-acid sequence MKSLFSILFIICSISFQAQNLYSKAYGNPKNTPVIFIHGGPSGNATLFEGTTAHNLADKGFYVIVYDRRGEGRSKDEKATMTFKESFEDLKSIYSTYHIKKANILAHSFGGIIGTLFTEQFPEKVKSLTLAGALFTQQETYNHIVKQAKEHFKNDPARLKEISEIESLDKNSAVYRKRCYDMAGKLGFFDMPHPTPESEMLRTEYKAGEFNKNNIRNPDSPLKFYQNESQNNLDNTSVLKSISKKGIPIFSVYGKNDGIFSEKQLNDLKNIVGKSHFRLIDNCSHYLFVDQQNDFLEFIKLTLK; translated from the coding sequence ATGAAATCCCTGTTTTCCATTCTTTTTATTATTTGTTCAATATCTTTTCAAGCACAGAATTTATACTCAAAGGCCTATGGAAATCCGAAAAATACTCCTGTCATTTTTATTCATGGCGGCCCCAGCGGAAATGCAACCTTATTTGAAGGAACTACAGCCCATAACCTTGCCGATAAAGGATTTTATGTCATTGTCTATGACAGACGTGGTGAAGGGCGCTCAAAGGATGAAAAGGCAACTATGACATTCAAAGAAAGCTTTGAGGATTTAAAAAGTATTTATTCCACTTACCATATCAAAAAAGCCAATATTCTTGCCCACAGTTTTGGGGGAATTATCGGGACTTTATTTACAGAACAATTTCCAGAAAAAGTAAAATCCCTTACGCTTGCCGGAGCTTTATTTACCCAACAGGAAACCTACAACCATATTGTAAAACAGGCTAAAGAACATTTTAAAAATGATCCTGCCCGGCTTAAAGAGATTTCAGAAATAGAAAGTCTGGACAAAAATTCTGCTGTTTACAGAAAAAGATGTTATGATATGGCTGGGAAACTTGGATTCTTTGATATGCCCCATCCTACTCCCGAAAGTGAAATGCTGAGAACGGAATACAAAGCAGGTGAATTCAACAAAAACAATATAAGAAATCCTGATTCTCCTCTTAAATTCTATCAAAATGAATCTCAGAATAATCTTGATAATACTTCCGTTTTAAAAAGTATCAGCAAAAAGGGAATTCCCATTTTTTCAGTGTATGGCAAGAATGACGGAATATTTTCAGAAAAACAGCTGAATGATCTTAAAAACATTGTCGGGAAGAGCCATTTCAGGCTTATTGATAACTGCTCCCACTACTTATTTGTGGATCAGCAGAACGATTTCCTGGAATTTATAAAGCTTACATTAAAATAA
- a CDS encoding FAD-binding oxidoreductase: MKKRPIFILGMVMILIFISIPVIHVLKTKWNESDIKNEIPEGYTNDASQLNLTKIDTLIKVPASQSEIENQLRQIIQYAKEKNLKISIAGAQHSMGGHTIYPNGILLNMLPYKHMELDEKNNILTVGSGALWEDAIKYLDKHGKSIAVMQAFSSFSVGGSMSVNGHGWQKNLPPISSSVVSFSLMDQSGKILNCSREENPELFKLVIGGYGLFGIILDIKLKVVDNVALQYKYIRLSTDKYPSYYKKFISGNPDVNLVFGRLRISDKHFLEEATINYFEKANEKPLPLPLQNAKNEETKRLVFRSTVNSEYGKRLRWDLETGMNKMTKNAVYSRNELLNDHVSLIENKDPNSTDLLQEYFIPERNFSQFIKDIKPVLKNSGLDLLNITIRAVNKDEDSYMNYAREDVFGFVFLFNQKKTDKQEEAMKILTNKLVDITLKNEGTFYLPYRLHIGKEKMRKVYPQAESFFELKRKYDPSEIFDNKFYQHYK; this comes from the coding sequence ATGAAAAAGAGACCTATTTTTATCCTTGGGATGGTCATGATCCTTATTTTTATTTCTATTCCTGTTATTCATGTTCTTAAAACAAAATGGAACGAGTCTGATATTAAAAACGAAATTCCTGAGGGGTATACCAATGATGCAAGCCAGCTGAATTTAACAAAGATTGATACCCTGATTAAAGTTCCGGCTTCCCAATCTGAAATTGAAAATCAGCTTCGTCAGATCATACAATATGCAAAAGAAAAGAATTTAAAAATCTCTATTGCCGGTGCACAGCACAGTATGGGCGGACATACCATCTACCCTAACGGTATCCTGCTGAATATGCTTCCTTATAAACATATGGAACTGGATGAAAAGAATAACATCCTGACCGTTGGATCCGGAGCTTTATGGGAAGATGCAATCAAATATCTGGACAAACATGGAAAATCTATAGCTGTGATGCAGGCCTTCAGTTCTTTCTCTGTAGGAGGATCAATGAGTGTCAACGGTCACGGATGGCAGAAAAATCTTCCCCCAATTTCTTCCAGTGTAGTTTCATTTTCCCTGATGGATCAGAGTGGGAAAATTCTCAATTGCAGCAGAGAGGAAAACCCTGAGCTTTTTAAACTCGTGATCGGTGGATATGGTCTTTTCGGGATTATTCTTGATATTAAATTAAAAGTAGTTGATAATGTAGCACTTCAGTATAAATATATCCGTTTAAGTACTGATAAATATCCCAGCTATTATAAAAAATTCATCTCAGGAAACCCTGATGTCAACCTGGTTTTTGGAAGGTTGAGAATTTCTGATAAGCATTTCCTTGAAGAAGCAACCATCAATTATTTTGAGAAAGCCAATGAAAAACCTTTACCGCTTCCACTTCAAAATGCTAAAAATGAAGAAACAAAACGTCTTGTATTTCGAAGCACCGTCAACAGTGAATATGGGAAAAGGCTTCGCTGGGATCTGGAAACCGGAATGAATAAAATGACCAAAAATGCCGTCTATTCCAGAAATGAACTTCTGAATGATCATGTTTCCCTAATTGAAAATAAAGATCCTAATTCTACAGACCTTCTGCAGGAGTATTTTATTCCGGAAAGAAACTTCAGTCAGTTTATTAAGGATATAAAACCTGTTTTGAAAAACTCCGGTTTAGATTTACTTAATATCACCATCCGCGCAGTGAATAAAGATGAAGACAGCTATATGAATTATGCCAGGGAAGATGTTTTTGGATTTGTATTTTTATTCAATCAAAAAAAGACAGACAAGCAGGAAGAGGCCATGAAAATATTAACCAATAAACTCGTTGATATTACATTAAAAAATGAAGGTACCTTCTACCTTCCTTACCGCCTTCATATCGGCAAAGAGAAAATGAGAAAGGTATATCCGCAGGCAGAATCTTTTTTCGAACTGAAAAGAAAGTATGATCCTTCTGAGATTTTTGATAATAAGTTTTACCAACACTATAAATAA
- a CDS encoding patatin-like phospholipase family protein, translated as MTTENLNKILGDPSLSQASKDKLLALHENISAKEFSDLLDQNGNQYVEFVQEGGGVWGSALVGYLYGLEIFGIRFLKVAGTSAGAINTMLIAACKTKEESKSALIKDILFSWDFSDFMDGKTYVKTTLHAMLNNKDFFKINAVIAAILFIILISIPFLAPSTTILNAKLMFLIPLIPAVILFFCIQKLYNNFRKENSGLNPGNVFQNTMQNALEQFGIKTVAHLNEKFIQKEQDLNLNYRYGNGQEYYLMALQSIEKIKVKNQEHIDQTRYRIFYESAVNNDYYKNNPFYLLKSEYVIITTDINAKIKVELPTMANLYWSEEELKHISPAEFVRASMAVPLFFEPFQKQINKDNDSVKYAWRYWMNTKPEDINPAGVFIDGGSISNFPIDLFHADEVFYPRMPLFGVQLTSDSAILSERGKTSEEILKTPFSYAGNIISTLKGFNDKTFLTKHTFYRLYSIQSVNCGTSSWLNFFMKKEEKEELFNRGFQAALDFLNTFDWEKYKYERMMLTMKEKKILKEEDTPTVG; from the coding sequence ATGACCACTGAAAACCTCAACAAAATTCTGGGAGATCCTTCTCTTTCACAGGCATCTAAAGATAAACTGCTTGCCTTACACGAGAATATATCTGCCAAAGAATTCTCTGATCTTCTGGATCAGAATGGTAATCAGTATGTAGAATTTGTTCAGGAAGGTGGCGGTGTCTGGGGAAGCGCATTGGTAGGCTATCTTTACGGACTGGAAATATTCGGCATCCGTTTTCTGAAAGTAGCAGGAACGAGTGCCGGAGCAATAAACACCATGCTCATTGCAGCCTGTAAAACCAAAGAAGAATCTAAAAGCGCACTGATCAAAGATATTCTTTTCAGTTGGGATTTTTCAGATTTCATGGATGGGAAAACCTATGTAAAAACAACGCTACATGCGATGCTGAACAACAAAGATTTCTTTAAGATCAATGCTGTTATTGCCGCTATCCTTTTTATTATTCTGATCAGTATTCCTTTTTTAGCTCCTTCAACAACAATTCTGAATGCCAAACTGATGTTTCTGATTCCTCTGATTCCGGCTGTCATTCTCTTTTTCTGTATTCAAAAGCTGTACAATAATTTCAGGAAAGAAAACAGCGGGCTGAATCCGGGAAATGTTTTTCAGAATACCATGCAAAATGCACTGGAGCAATTTGGAATAAAAACGGTTGCCCATCTCAATGAAAAATTCATTCAGAAAGAACAGGATCTCAACCTCAATTACCGTTACGGAAACGGACAGGAATATTATCTGATGGCCCTTCAAAGCATTGAAAAGATTAAAGTTAAAAACCAGGAACATATTGATCAGACCCGATACAGAATTTTCTATGAAAGTGCTGTCAACAATGATTATTATAAAAACAACCCGTTTTATCTGCTGAAGTCTGAATATGTAATCATTACCACCGATATCAATGCTAAAATTAAGGTAGAGCTTCCTACGATGGCCAATCTCTACTGGTCTGAAGAGGAACTGAAACACATCAGTCCGGCTGAATTCGTAAGAGCCTCTATGGCGGTTCCCCTTTTCTTTGAACCTTTTCAGAAACAAATCAATAAGGACAACGATTCTGTAAAATATGCCTGGAGATACTGGATGAATACCAAACCGGAAGATATTAATCCCGCCGGAGTTTTCATTGATGGCGGCAGTATTTCCAACTTTCCTATTGACCTGTTTCATGCTGATGAAGTTTTTTATCCGAGAATGCCTCTTTTCGGAGTACAACTGACGAGCGATTCTGCTATTCTTTCTGAAAGAGGTAAAACCAGTGAGGAAATCCTCAAAACGCCCTTCAGTTATGCCGGAAATATCATCAGTACTCTAAAAGGATTTAACGACAAAACATTCCTTACCAAACATACTTTTTATCGTTTATACAGCATACAAAGCGTCAACTGCGGAACCAGCAGCTGGCTGAACTTTTTCATGAAAAAAGAAGAAAAGGAGGAACTTTTCAACAGAGGTTTTCAGGCTGCCCTTGATTTTCTTAACACATTTGATTGGGAAAAGTACAAATATGAAAGAATGATGCTTACCATGAAGGAGAAAAAAATACTGAAAGAAGAAGATACACCTACAGTGGGGTAA
- a CDS encoding DUF2199 domain-containing protein produces MTKYICQCCGEEKEDWPAIAYSYPYFYSCLSEEELKNAELSSDLCVVKEEENTHRFIRTVLVQEVTDDCRDLDYGIWVSLSENNFDEYVENYDNKEFEAEYFGWLSTYLPDYDFQESIPTTVVVNNAIGRPFVYPHQSYDHPFVDDFYNGITKDEAEKRINRVLNKE; encoded by the coding sequence ATGACTAAATACATCTGCCAATGCTGTGGAGAAGAGAAAGAAGACTGGCCTGCAATAGCCTATTCATATCCTTATTTTTACTCCTGCTTATCTGAAGAAGAATTAAAGAATGCTGAACTCAGTTCAGACCTTTGCGTTGTAAAAGAGGAAGAAAATACCCATAGATTTATCCGTACTGTTCTTGTACAGGAAGTCACAGATGATTGCAGAGATCTGGATTATGGAATCTGGGTATCCCTGAGTGAAAATAACTTTGATGAATATGTGGAGAATTATGACAATAAAGAATTTGAAGCTGAGTATTTCGGATGGCTTTCTACGTATCTTCCGGATTATGATTTTCAGGAAAGCATTCCTACAACGGTTGTGGTAAATAATGCTATCGGCCGCCCTTTTGTCTATCCTCATCAAAGCTATGATCATCCGTTTGTTGATGATTTTTATAATGGAATTACCAAAGACGAAGCAGAGAAAAGAATCAATAGGGTATTAAATAAAGAATAG
- a CDS encoding 3-oxoacyl-ACP synthase III family protein, with protein MIKSTIKGVGFYVPDNVVTNDDLAKLMTTNDEWITERTGIKERRHRKNRNDSQETAAYLGFKASEKALEKAGLTAKDIDYIVFATLSPDYYFPGCGVLLQDMLGCDTIGALDVRNQCSGFVYSMSVANAFIKSGTYKNILVVGAEVHSFGLDFSDEGRGVSVIFGDGAGAVVLSASEDENAGDILAMNMHSEGKYADELCTQFPGSKFGWSDRMRKEPENVTNKEVYPIMNGNFVFKHAVTRFPETMMEALNKAGKTIEDLDMFIPHQANLRIAQFVQQKFGLPDDKIFNNIQKYGNTTAASIPIALSEAIEQGKIKRGDLVLLSAFGSGFTWGSVLFEY; from the coding sequence ATGATTAAAAGTACAATAAAAGGTGTTGGATTTTATGTTCCAGATAACGTTGTTACCAATGATGATTTGGCAAAACTCATGACTACCAATGATGAGTGGATTACGGAAAGGACAGGTATTAAAGAAAGAAGACATCGTAAAAATAGAAATGATTCTCAGGAAACAGCCGCTTATTTAGGGTTTAAAGCTTCTGAAAAAGCCCTTGAAAAAGCAGGTCTGACTGCTAAGGATATTGATTATATTGTTTTTGCAACACTTTCTCCGGATTATTATTTTCCTGGATGTGGAGTATTGCTTCAGGATATGTTGGGATGTGATACCATTGGAGCATTGGATGTAAGAAATCAGTGTTCAGGATTTGTCTATTCTATGAGTGTTGCGAATGCCTTTATTAAATCGGGAACTTATAAAAATATTCTTGTTGTAGGAGCAGAAGTTCATTCTTTCGGATTGGATTTTTCTGACGAAGGAAGAGGGGTTTCTGTAATCTTTGGAGATGGAGCAGGAGCTGTTGTTCTTTCTGCATCAGAAGATGAAAATGCAGGAGATATCTTAGCGATGAATATGCATTCTGAAGGGAAATATGCCGATGAATTATGTACACAGTTTCCGGGATCTAAATTCGGATGGAGTGACAGAATGAGAAAAGAACCGGAGAATGTTACCAATAAAGAAGTTTATCCTATTATGAACGGAAACTTTGTATTCAAACATGCCGTAACAAGATTTCCGGAAACCATGATGGAAGCACTGAACAAAGCAGGAAAAACCATTGAAGATCTTGATATGTTCATTCCACATCAGGCAAATCTTAGAATTGCTCAGTTTGTTCAGCAAAAATTTGGACTGCCAGATGATAAGATTTTTAATAATATTCAGAAATACGGAAATACAACAGCGGCTTCTATTCCTATTGCTTTAAGTGAAGCGATTGAGCAAGGAAAAATCAAGAGAGGAGATTTGGTTCTTCTTTCAGCTTTCGGAAGCGGATTTACGTGGGGAAGTGTTCTATTTGAATATTAA